A genomic stretch from Myxocyprinus asiaticus isolate MX2 ecotype Aquarium Trade chromosome 24, UBuf_Myxa_2, whole genome shotgun sequence includes:
- the LOC127414603 gene encoding uncharacterized protein LOC127414603 has product MVQIDRAIGVSELKRTLPREIFETCIVGEVCIDGRCFNLYDVVSSEAKNDLAQITLELKEKDMAFVIPLDDSGFLILLHSSHLFSYEDARSGKVAALQGMFIFPDSRAVPRDTKCGLQKTKVSTDIIQVIPALNYAETEMEKWPPTQQGAPHTVLEKHLQNYATLIHPGLMDIPTREASMFPDQYDVPGGFTLIAPKWSQETGTQLKSYFDEPCGFTIPVVRALELLAAGRQQRCDDHDDDVYYCISSPEEVPQTPADAHVKMKEKAISDGHSPSDEVVEKVENLKNVQKHLSTEQPQPDLTKERGTLGTAVVTADTVLENPVLTVSPKLHDVPTEHCVSIRTDVEKTSPISSERFNGVVVGLFSNETPIQTSSTLLTASTEEGGTASSGRMENRMHPENTKAASDKKVDGRSLPRRRGRKPKRHWNTMQVKKDIQRVLALPTASLPLILPVNSTEAIFEDPTKDQTDSLSRSETVSASNINQRSGRGRGRRQKGVNRILSKATQEQISFETTALSTSVSSETMHDQRMENEKLSPSKGDWRSLPRRKRLWNSDVSLKRSLRSDAVKNIDNDLKSGETRVNAQLSATEGSLSSAPKRKMEGFSMRERYGLKTIITTCGRVFVPHGSDVPCEDIEYSSNVQNDSLNEKMFVEMSIDTNTQMISPVENKSTEIVESRGASPLMPKDEYPSGDPVVNEGEERPLKDKPSVQQVSPITTLAKQNKSSPSEIDKYQYLSPKQSESMTSTLNEALFLQHTNINQSIAIQADETNRPPTVPDQSMHSDPTVSSPEKIKKKAKHVYSAICISKFKTVLRRGKRTKSPFPGDNGISEPDNTEPKSKKGKPGYIMDLTLDDKNNKELKDKGSQSISVEGEHTSLSNGSHDPVKAFEMIKQPMSWRGLIHKASKENGSLNFDTSAPFEIVKQADQQLISSLIGEGVGRTRISSDGKGSTEKLTTGTTLPSDALSLLADLALGASNDKMLTNLKAKPNQETAAGVKGTGSPESVLHALLRCPSTRFKLPPRSPFPEGLVVTGELILEISKEHSYSQPTSLLSGLSGTCPHVSSPAGSVESPLCLKAGLHLNLPRDTAASYQEEGGKTEWKHLISPNVPVPSALKTKKRRSKIFSNRRIIEKEGSIQVMRIWRETYEFKYDSRLTNDNLDKTVTRALHGKWNFDIEDTFEEVHLIFHMWIGLYYSKSTSRLFDLDNSTALPKGKDTAKVKQDRNPIQTPASLPSVELRSNEDPVRALHLSSDILDLSVKNSEPVNLHSVSNQSSEDNIASHSGVILCHEHETAPRHLPSGTKVTFTIPTFTALMDYRSAVPIPVENSVPDKDDDIDEENDLIADCSFSQHLETNSAYNQLCEQASNMSIGIRPHLQIANLINVSKNLQPIQVATSKETGVFHQVICPIKPSVFSKRHGLVLGRKSFDQSIKKKTGNGVPVVLQKEAVFENADGKVLLEADKTQDGCPVTVSYGNVDKTLFQSGDVAPVSVQNENVSEMEDSKEVADEVSQGGCLTIVEDENVKENTTSKSSGRDQASIAEDNGTANAKGELKPLVDLKEHANAFDHVEDLREVSSQETRVKEHIETINAKEELDVTDPANVVDASFHVIEGINTKEPVEERDESYTGDDMMQTEQSKSKERTKLDGNDSESEISTTMVEHEVEFFLGLQNDTNNVDMEVCDDDSDDKSQIEVYENNSSVTSFLAEPIICASINEDHDCRMQRSDTAPKTPVVFHEEANPRDDAYEKTSTVLSLGDMSSMASQPMSVQEQQNTASNNDTVEVIQHGNENMTLEQSMVIQQKPFDICQDEPNATSNTEPSKLDISQDERSDLDQQDVTETVNGDDDTLVNENETQSQTFHSCEGKTQVIRMHQNGMSPKVCASPHNSTIFSCNQMVARNALTMEKTSEIEVNSICSTPTQDEFPYDPEVSEGVREVSNLKEDLNRDLYYTDNTDPDATVLSPKSPVSPHTHVCFKMPFSDIKEHCEETHPEEPGQSQSSKYCGTINFAVEDNTTSQQKDEYNNFTEGAPQNDTELLYRDCNEDDLHGYYQDCPSDQSLPWSDCNNFTEGAPHNETELLYRDCNEDDLHGYYQECPSDQGLPWPDCKTDRPQSYHNYRCDKDSNGDSNPPIGFMYSTSELGEHSYRPKKLSEKEKDNFLWAKNNYKSDRTPKKRYRKSKFTGAFSRNAEWDEEDASSSIPDFSNRKTCFETYRTRPTMTVTVKNLPHDRGSNERFDWRRYFRREVASRQLFDLSEGNNKFDIPPSSIVTILDKKGNRVTFDNSATVKPSGTISMNSGLENSLNQWQGKADVTRSTVDLEYLIFSEKLNQILKENKSSLSTKSHCRSNTDRTKFPMTIRFSNLDELESSTELSKPQPSLTEMKIIVEMPDRKMIREPARNGKPLNLQRLFYEKGNEVECFRISEITEQCAVSYKSMMNDICSGKTLRRQTEAIKKKSDQESVNQKPGFCGHIKKDMFDNLHNNLNSIVRQACNIKYRFYILATSKDPFFEETKNLLEIEGHIHIEPDEFDLDGNSQSPLLIVLRNEDIAEHVCEVPYLLELKKSSRVLFAGIDRPDDVVNLTHQELFAKGGFIVCDETALDTLSLGNMEKVVTILEELDKKGKWKWFLHYRDSRKLRESARSSPESRKKQHFIDCCQEAGIVEVLPYHDCDVISRDRPDYLFCITRLQIQNASVRFPVFITDTPNDSFGKNGILTMNIYTFSRILSSDTCSVS; this is encoded by the exons ATGGTTCAAATTGACCGTGCAATTGGTGTGTCTGAACTGAAGAGGACCTTGCCTCGCGAAATCTTTGAAACTTGCATTGTTGGTGAAG TTTGTATAGATGGCAGATGTTTCAACTTGTATGACGTTGTCTCTTCTGAGGCAAAAAATGACCTTGCACAAATTACCCTGGAGCTCAAGGAAAAGGACATG GCTTTTGTTATACCACTGGATGATTCTGGattccttatactgttacattcTTCACACCTCTTTTCTTATGAAG ATGCAAGGTCCGGTAAGGTAGCAGCACTTCAAGGCATGTTTATTTTCCCAGACTCTAGAGCTGTACCAAGAG ATACCAAGTGTGGACTACAAAAGACTAAGGTGTCAACAGATATAATCCAAGTGATACCAGCGCTCAATTATGCAGAAACAGAAATGGAAAAATGGCCACCAACCCAGCAGGGGGCCCCTCATACTGTTTTGGAGAAGCATCTGCAAAACTATGCCACTCTTATTCACCCAGGGCTAATGGACATTCCCACCAGGGAAGCCAGTATGTTTCCTGACCAATACGATGTGCCTGGCGGTTTTACTCTGATTGCCCCCAAATGGTCACAAGAGACTGGAACTCAATTAAAATCCTATTTTGATGAGCCTTGTGGCTTTACAATACCAGTAGTAAGGGCATTGGAGTTACTGGCTGCTGGTCGACAGCAGCGTTGTGATGATCACGATGATGATGTCTACTACTGTATATCATCACCAGAGGAGGTGCCGCAGACTCCTGCTGATGCCCATGTGAAAATGAAGGAGAAGGCCATCAGTGATGGTCATAGTCCCTCAGATGAGGTAGTTGAAAAAGTTGAGAATCTTAAAAATGTGCAGAAGCATTTGTCTACAGAGCAGCCTCAACCTGATTTGACAAAGGAGCGTGGAACCCTGGGAACAGCTGTAGTTACAGCTGACACTGTGTTGGAGAACCCAGTTCTTACAGTGTCACCCAAGTTGCATGATGTGCCTACAGAGCACTGTGTAAGTATTCGCACTGATGTTGAGAAAACATCTCCAATCAGTTCTGAAAGATTTAATGGAGTGGTTGTAGGTTTATTCTCCAATGAGACTCCCATCCAAACTAGCAGTACACTATTAACTGCATCAACGGAAGAAGGTGGTACTGCTTCAAGTGGGAGAATGGAGAATCGTATGCATCCCGAGAATACAAAGGCTGCTTCTGATAAGAAAGTAGATGGGAGATCTCTTCCAAGGCGTAGAGGTAGGAAGCCCAAAAGGCACTGGAATACCATGCAGGTTAAAAAGGACATTCAAAGAGTGCTTGCTTTACCAACTGCAAGTTTGCCTCTCATTTTACCGGTCAACTCCACAGAAGCCATTTTTGAAGACCCTACAAAAGACCAGACCGACTCACTTTCTCGGTCTGAGACTGTTTCTGCTAGTAACATCAATCAGAGAAGTGGTAGGGGCAGGGGACGAAGGCAAAAGGGTGTGAATCGAATTCTGAGTAAAGCCACACAAGAGCAAATCTCTTTTGAAACAACAGCCTTATCCACAAGTGTGTCATCTGAAACTATGCATGACCAAAGAATGGAAAATGAGAAACTGAGTCCTTCAAAAGGAGACTGGCGGTCTCTTCCAAGGCGTAAAAGATTGTGGAATAGTGATGTCAGTCTGAAGCGTTCATTGAGATCAGATGCAGTAAAGAATATTGATAATGATTTAAAAAGTGGCGAGACTAGAGTAAATGCACAACTCAGTGCCACAGAAGGGAGCTTGTCTAGTGCTCCCAAGAGGAAGATGGAGGGATTTAGCATGAGGGAACGATATGGTCTAAAgaccataatcacaacatgtggCAGGGTCTTTGTCCCGCACGGCTCAGATGTTCCTTGTGAGGACATAGAATATTCAAGCAATGTGCAAAATGATAgcttaaatgaaaaaatgtttgtTGAGATGAGCATtgacacaaatacacaaatgatTTCTCCCGTGGAGAACAAATCCACAGAAATAGTGGAAAGTAGGGGAGCATCTCCTTTGATGCCAAAGGATGAATATCCCTCTGGAGATCCAGTGGTCAATGAAGGTGAAGAGAGGCCTTTAAAAGATAAGCCAAGTGTTCAGCAAGTTTCACCAATAACAACACTggccaaacaaaacaaatctagCCCATCAGAAATTGACAAATACCAGTATTTATCTCCAAAACAATCAGAGTCCATGACTTCTACACTGAATGAGGCATTATTTCTCCAACACACTAACATAAATCAGTCCATTGCTATTCAAGCAGATGAAACTAACAGGCCACCCACAGTTCCTGACCAGTCCATGCACTCTGACCCTACAGTATCCTCTCctgagaaaatcaaaaagaaagcaaaacatgTGTACAGTGCAATATGTATAAGTAAATTCAAAACGGTACTCAGAAGGGGAAAGAGGACTAAATCGCCTTTCCCTGGTGACAATGGGATATCTGAGCCAGACAACACAGAGCCAAAATCAAAAAAAGGAAAGCCTGGCTACATCATGGACCTGACGCttgatgataaaaataataaagagttAAAAGACAAAGGATCACAATCCATCAGTGTTGAGGGAGAGCACACCTCATTGTCAAATGGAAGCCATGATCCAGTGAAAGCTTTTGAAATGATTAAACAACCTATGTCTTGGAGAGGTCTTATTCACAAGGCCTCAAAGGAAAATG GGTCCCTCAATTTTGACACATCAGCACCTTTTGAAATAGTTAAACAAGCTGACCAGCAGCTCATATCATCACTTATTGGGGAAGGGGTGGGAAGGACAAGAATTAGCTCTGATGGCAAGGGCAGTACAGAGAAACTGACCACGGGTACAACGCTGCCCTCAGATGCTTTGAGTTTACTTGCCGACTTGGCCCTTGGTGCAAGTAACGATAAAATGTTAACAAACTTAAAAGCCAAGCCTAACcaggagaccgctgctggagtcaAGGGCACTGGCTCCCCAGAATCAGTCCTTCATGCTCTTCTTCGGTGTCCATCCACCAGATTTAAATTACCCCCCAGGTCTCCTTTCCCAGAGGGTCTTGTAGTGACTGGGGAGTTGATTTTGGAAATATCAAAAGAGCATTCTTACTCACAGCCCACCTCTCTACTGTCAGGTTTGTCAGGTACATGCCCACATGTTTCCTCTCCAGCTGGATCTGTAGAATCTCCACTGTGCTTAAAGGCTGGGCTGCATCTGAACCTGCCCAGAGACACTGCAGCCTCTTATCAAGAGGAAGGAGGCAAAACTGAATGGAAGCATCTGATTTCTCCAAATGTGCCAGTACCGTCAGCCCTCAAGACGAAAAAGCGGAGGTCCAAAATATTTAGCAACAGACGCATAATCGAAAAGGAAGGATCCATTCAAGTGATGAGGATTTGGAGAGAAACGTACGAGTTTAAATATGACAGTAGATTAACCAATGACAATTTAGACAAAACTGTTACACGAGCGCTTCATGG CAAATGGAACTTTGACATTGAAGACACCTTTGAGGAGGTCCATCTCATTTTTCACATGTGGATTGGTctttactatagtaaatccacCTCCAGGTTATTTGATCTTGACAATAGTACTGCACTTCCAAAGGGGAAGGACACTGCAAAAGTTAAGCAGGATAGAAATCCCATTCAGACTCCTGCGTCGTTGCCCAGTGTTGAGTTAAGATCAAATGAGGACCCAGTCCGGGCCTTGCATCTATCATCAGACATTTTGGATCTTTCTGTGAAAAATAGTGAGCCTGTGAATCTCCACTCAGTCTCAAATCAAAGCAGTGAAGATAATATTGCATCACATTCTGGTGTGATATTGTGTCATGAGCATGAAACGGCACCAAGGCATTTACCTTCTGGGACAAAAGTCACCTTCACCATTCCAACATTTACAGCATTGATG GATTATAGATCTGCTGTGCCCATACCAGTGGAAAATTCAGTTCCTGACAAAGATGATGACATTGATGAAGAAAATGATCTCATCGCTGATTGCTCATTCTCTCAGCATTTGGAAACAAACAGCGCATACAATCAGTTGTGTGAGCAAGCATCAAATATGAGCATAGGTATTCGACCACATCTACAAATAgcaaatttaataaatgtttcaaaaaatcTACAACCCATCCAAGTGGCAACTTCAAAAGAAACTGGTGTGTTCCATCAAGTAATTTGTCCCATAAAACCTTCAGTATTCTCAAAACGACATGGTTTAGTTTTAGGTAGGAAAAGTTTTGATCAGAGCATTAAAAAGAAAACTGGGAACGGAGTACCTGTAGTACTGCAGAAGGAGGCTGTGTTTGAGAATGCAGATGGTAAAGTGCTTTTGGAAGCAGATAAAACCCAGGATGGTTGCCCAGTGACTGTGAGTTATGGAAATGTTGACAAGACTTTATTTCAATCTGGAGATGTAGCACCTGTTTCGGTACAGAATGAGAATGTTTCTGAAATGGAAGACAGTAAAGAAGTGGCAGATGAAGTTAGCCAGGGTGGGTGTCTGACAATTGTGGAAGATGAAAATGTTAAGGAAAACACGACCTCCAAAAGTTCTGGCAGAGATCAGGCTAGTATTGCAGAGGATAATGGTACTGCTAATGCAAAGGGGGAGCTTAAACCTTTGGTAGATTTAAAAGAGCACGCAAATGCATTTGACCATGTGGAGGACCTGAGAGAAGTTTCATCACAGGAGACTAGAGTTAAAGAGCATATTGAGACTATTAATGCAAAGGAAGAACTTGATGTAACAGATCCCGCAAATGTGGTTGATGCATCATTCCATGTCATTGAAGGGATTAACACCAAAGAGCCTGTGGAAGAGAGAGATGAAAGTTATACAGGTGATGATATGATGCAAACAGAGCAGAGTAAATCAAAGGAAAGGACTAAGCTGGATGGCAATGATTCTGAATCTGAGATATCCACAACGATGGTGGAACATGAAGTTGAGTTTTTTTTGGGTCTACAGAATGATACAAATAATGTTGATATGGAAGTATGTGATGATGATTCCGATGACAAGTCACAGATCGAAGTTTATGAAAACAACTCCAGTGTCACATCATTTTTGGCAGAGCCCATAATTTGTGCCTCCATCAATGAAGACCATGATTGTAGGATGCAAAGGAGTGACACGGCACCTAAGACCCCAGTGGTATTTCATGAGGAGGCAAATCCTAGAGATGATGCCTATGAAAAAACTAGCACTGTTTTAAGTTTAGGAGACATGAGCTCAATGGCATCTCAGCCCATGTCTGTTCAAGAGCAACAAAATACAGCTTCTAATAATGATACTGTTGAAGTAATTCAACATGGGAATGAAAACATGACCCTTGAGCAGAGTATGGTGATACAACAAAagccttttgacatttgtcaAGATGAGCCAAATGCAACAAGTAACACTGAACCCAGCAAATTAGATATAAGTCAAGATGAAAGAAGCGATTTAGACCAACAGGATGTGACTGAAACAGTCAATGGTGATGACGATACACTTGTTAACGAGAATGAGACACAAAGTCAAACGTTTCACTCTTGTGAAGGCAAAACTCAAGTGATCAGGATGCACCAAAATGGCATGTCTCCTAAGGTGTGTGCATCGCCCCACAACAGCACTATTTTTTCTTGTAATCAAATGGTTGCTCGAAACGCTTTGACAATGGAGAAAACCTCAGAAATTGAGGTAAACAGCATCTGCTCTACTCCCACTCAGGATGAATTTCCATATGATCCAGAAGTAAGTGAAGGTGTCAGGGAAGTATCTAATTTGAAAGAGGATTTGAACAGAGACCTGTATTATACTGACAACACTGATCCTGATGCCACAGTGTTGTCACCAAAAAGTCCAGTGAGCCCTCATACCCATGTCTGTTTCAAAATGCCATTCTCTGACATTAAAGAACATTGTGAAGAAACTCATCCTGAAGAGCCAGGGCAGAGCCAGAGCAGCAAATACTGTGGCACAATTAATTTTGCAGTTGAAGATAACACTACTTCCCAACAAAAAGATGAGTACAATAACTTCACAGAGGGTGCACCTCAAAACGATACTGAACTTTTATACAGAGACTGTAATGAAGACGATTTGCATGGATATTACCAAGATTGTCCATCTGATCAAAGTTTACCATGGTCTGATTGCAATAACTTCACAGAGGGTGCACCACACAACGAAACTGAACTTTTATACAGAGACTGTAATGAAGACGATTTGCATGGATATTACCAAGAATGTCCATCTGATCAAGGTTTACCATGGCCTGATTGCAAAACAGATAGACCACAGAGCTACCATAATTATCGATGTGATAAAGATTCTAATGGTGACAGTAATCCACCCATTGGTTTCATGTACAGTACTTCTGAGCTTGGAGAGCATTCCTACAGACCAAAAAAGCTTTCTGAGAAAGAGAAGGATAACTTTTTGTGggcaaaaaataattacaaatcagACCGAACTCCAAAAAAGAGGTACAGAAAAAGCAAATTCACTGGTGCTTTCTCTCGAAATGCTGAGTGGGATGAAGAAGACGCTTCCAGTAGTATTCCAGACTTTAGCAACAGAAAAACATGCTTTGAGACATATCGAACAAGGCCAACTATGACAGTCACCGTTAAAAACCTTCCACATGATAGGGGAAGCAATGAGCGATTTGATTGGCGTAGATATTTCAGAAGGGAGGTGGCTTCCAGACAACTATTTGATTTGAGTGAGGGGAATAATAAATTTGACATTCCACCCTCATCAATTGTCACCATTCTTGACAAGAAAGGAAACCGTGTTACATTCGATAACTCTGCCACTGTAAAACCATCAGGCACAATTAGTATGAACTCAGGACTTGAAAACTCGCTTAATCAGTGGCAAGGTAAGGCTGATGTGACCCGGTCCACAGTGGATCTCGAGTATCTTATCTTCTCTGAAAAACTCAATCAGATTCTCAAAGAAAATAAGAGTTCTCTCAGTACCAAATCACACTGTAGGTCAAATACTGATCGCACTAAATTTCCCATGACTATTCGGTTTTCAAATCTTGATGAACTTGAGAGCTCCACTGAACTTAGTAAACCACAACCATCACTTACTGAGATGAAGATAATAGTGGAAATGCCAGACAGGAAAATGATAAGGGAGCCTGCCAGAAACGGCAAACCATTGAATCTCCAAAGACTTTTCTATGAAAAAGGCAATGAGGTAGAGTGCTTCAGGATCTCAGAAATAACAGAGCAGTGTGCTGTTTCGTACAAGTCCATGATGAATGATATCTGTTCTGGCAAGACTCTTCGGCGCCAAACTGAAGCAATCAAAAAGAAGAGTGATCAAGAGAGCGTCAACCAAAAGCCTGGATTCTGTGGACATATCAAGAAAGACATGTTCGACAACCTTCACAACAATCTCAATTCTATTGTGAGGCAAGCGTGCAACATTAAATATAGGTTCTATATTCTTGCCACGTCCAAAGATCCCTTCTTTGAAGAAACCAAG AACCTGTTGGAGATAGAGGGCCACATACATATAGAGCCAGATGAGTTTGACCTTGATGGCAATAGTCAATCCCCTCTTCTCATTGTACTGAGGAATGAGGATATTGCAGAGCATGTATGTGAG GTGCCTTATTTGCTGGAGTTGAAAAAATCGTCCAGAGTCCTGTTTGCTGGCATTGACCGACCTGATGACGTGGTGAACCTCACTCACCAAGAGCTTTTTGCTAAGGGAGGCTTCATAGTGTGTGATGAAACAGCTCTTGACACACTTAGTCTAG GCAACATGGAGAAAGTTGTGACGATTCTGGAGGAATTAGACAAGAAAGGAAAATGGAAATGGTTTCTGCACTATAGGGACAGCCGCAAACTTCGAGAAAGTGCAAG